In one window of Scyliorhinus canicula chromosome 17, sScyCan1.1, whole genome shotgun sequence DNA:
- the LOC119952187 gene encoding zinc finger protein 135-like: MEKPWKCGDCGRGFICPSQLEIHRRRHTGEKPFTCSDCGQAFTESSTLLRHLRVHTGERPFTCSDCGKSFADSSTLLQHGRVHTGEKPFLCSVCDKGFNQLSALRKHQRVHTGERPFACSQCEKRFADSSNLLKHQRVHTGTTSFTSSDCGKGFSLSATQLTHQRVHTGERPFTCSDCGKGFSRSSILLKHQRVHTGEKPFLCSVCEKGFNQLSALQKHQRVHTGERPFTCTQCEKKFADSSNLLKHQQVHTGERPFICSDCGKGFSRSSTLLMHQRVHTGERPFTCTDCGKRFTQLGHLKTHQRVHKQ, from the coding sequence atggagaaaccgtggaaatgtggggattgtgggagggGATTTATTTGCCCATCtcagctggaaattcatcgacgccGCCAtaccggggagaagccattcacctgctctgactgtgggcagGCATTCACTGAATCATCTACCCTGTTGAGACAcctgcgagttcacaccggggagagaccgttcacctgctccgattgTGGGAAGAGTTTcgctgattcatccaccctgctgcaACATggacgagttcacactggggagaagcctttCCTCTGCTCCGTGTGTGACAAGGGATTTAATCAGTTATCcgccctgcggaaacaccagcgagttcacaccggagagagaccattcgcctgctctcagtgtgagaagagatTCGCTGATTCCTCCAACCTGCtaaaacaccagcgagttcacactgggacgACATCGTTCACcagctctgactgtgggaagggattcagtctctCAGCCACCCAGCTgacgcaccagcgagttcacactggggagagaccgttcacctgctccgactgtgggaagggattcagtcgctCATCCatcctgctgaaacaccagcgagttcacactggggagaaacccttcctctgctccgtgtgtgagaagggattcaatcAGTTATCtgccctgcagaaacaccagcgagttcacaccggggagagaccattcacctgtacTCAGTGTGAGAAGAAATTCgctgattcatccaacctgctaaagcaccagcaagttcacactggggagagaccgttcatttgttccgactgtgggaagggattcagtcgctcatccaccctgctgatgcaccagcgcgttcacaccggggagagaccgttcacctgcactgactgtgggaagCGATTCACTCAGTTAGGCCACCTCAAgacgcaccagcgagttcacaaa